Proteins from a single region of Pungitius pungitius chromosome 4, fPunPun2.1, whole genome shotgun sequence:
- the LOC119227869 gene encoding bile acid-CoA:amino acid N-acyltransferase-like, whose product MRFLQRTPSPAERIQSPPELWGSCRARSTGADLLLSCLKPAKEPRILVPVLLLARRLRPSSSMSSTASPILSVVPSRALVDETFWVTVQNLPPSSAVTLHSLHPSEDEDLWESYGHYVSDQRGSVSVADDLSFGGTYTGKEAMGLLWSMRPIPGSRKGLRLKKTNVCTPQLVHISVYDGHVEEGFTERPPLASVLSERWFMGPGVRRVEVQEKGVRGTLFIPPGPGPFPGVMDLWGGGGGLVEYRSALLASHGYASLALQYFDVGELPSASKEFEYFETAFNVIRLHPLVSPDRVGIIGLCIGAIITNHLAAESSVIKPRCCVCVSGVHICPRAELLTGLYQAMVANAHKVQVDENNHEIWRYRELPIPGDLAKKIEVRKINCPMLLVNGLDDQNMPTVEAAEDMAHMIRAAGKDHLLTRIEYPATGHLIEPPYSPHFRATKFIKQVILLWGGQTKAHSDAQEDSWKKILAFLQQHLYSNNPTRAKM is encoded by the exons ATGCGGTTTCTACAAAGAACCCCCTCCCCTGCAGAGCGGATTCAAAGTCCGCCAGAGCTTTGGGGCAGTTGCAGAGCTCGTTCAACTGGCGCGGACCTTCTGTTGTCGTGTCTCAAACCAG CCAAGGAACCAAGGATCCTCGTCCCCGTGTTGCTTCTTGCTCGTCGGCtcagaccctcctcctccatgtcctcgACCGCTTCCCCAATCCTCTCCGTCGTCCCCTCTCGGGCCCTGGTGGACGAGACCTTCTGGGTGACGGTGCAGAATCTGCCTCCGAGCTCCGCGGTGACCCTTCACTCCCTCCACCCCTCCGAGGACGAGGACCTGTGGGAGTCCTATGGACACTACGTCAGCGACCAGCGGGGAAGCGTCTCGG TTGCAGATGATCTCAGCTTCGGGGGAACGTACACGGGAAAAGAAGCCATGGGGTTGCTGTGGAGTATGCGTCCCATCCCGGGCAGCCGCAAAGGCCTCAG GTTGAAGAAGACGAACGTCTGCACCCCGCAGCTGGTCCACATCTCGGTCTACGACGGCCACGTGGAGGAGGGCTTCACAGAGCGGCCTCCCCTGGCCTCGGTGCTTTCGGAAAGATGGTTCATGGGTCCAGGAGTCCGCAGGGTGGAAGTCCAAGAGAAAGGAGTGCGAGGGACGCTGTTCATACCTCCAG GTCCAGGACCCTTCCCCGGGGTGATGGACTtgtggggcggagggggggggctggtggagtATCGATCGGCCCTGCTCGCCTCTCACGGCTACGCCTCTCTGGCGCTGCAGTACTTTGATGTCGGTGAGCTGCCGTCAGCCAGCAAAGAGTTTGAGTACTTtgag ACGGCGTTTAACGTTATCAGGCTCCATCCCCTGGTGAGCCCTGACAGAGTTGGAATTATTGGTCTTTGCATCGGAGCGATCATCACCAATCATTTGGCGGCTGAGAGCAGCGTCATCAAG CCTCGTTGTTGCGTTTGTGTCAGTGGCGTCCACATTTGTCCACGCGCGGAGTTGCTCACAGGACTCTACCAGGCGATGGTCGC GAACGCTCACAAGGTACAAGTGGACGAGAACAACCATGAGATATGGCGATACAGGGAACTCCCAATCCCTGGTGACCTCGCTAAGAAAATTGAG GTGCGGAAAATAAACTGCCCAATGTTGTTGGTGAACGGCCTCGACGATCAGAACATGCCCACCGTGGAGGCTGCTGAGGAT ATGGCCCACATGATACGAGCAGCAGGGAAAGACCACCTGCTGACCAGGATCGAATACCCAGCTACTGGACATCTGATCGAGCCGCCCTACTCGCCTCACTTCAGAGCCACCAAGTTCATAAAGCAAG TCATACTACTTTGGGGAGGACAAACCAAAGCTCATTCAGATGCTCAAGAGGACTCCTGGAAGAAGATCTTGGCTTTTCTACAGCAGCACCTGTATTCCAACAACCCCACCAGAGCCAAGATGTGA